A window of Sus scrofa isolate TJ Tabasco breed Duroc chromosome 15, Sscrofa11.1, whole genome shotgun sequence genomic DNA:
CAAGGGCTGCAGCGGGATCCGAAGGTGGGTGCCACGTCCTGGTCAGCAGCCTAGACCTGGGATGGTGAACCCTGGCCTCCCAGAAGGCTGCCCTCCAAGCAAAATGAGCTACTTAGAGATGCTGGGGGGAAGGGGCTGTGTTGACACTTGGGGTTCTGGGGGCTGCTGATACTGGACTCCCGACACTTACTTCTACACCTTCCCTCACATACGGCTGTACGCTTACGCACGCCTGGCAGGACACATGGGCCACACGCCTGTCCACACAGCCCATCTTCCATACCTGGGGGCACACAGGAGCAGGAACTCAGTTCTGACTGTGGGACCCTCAGTATCTGTTCCCAAGTACCCCCCAATGAAGGCCTGACACAAAAGTCAGGgtggctggcaggtgcagggGGCGGGTTGCCTGTGGGGTGCCAGGGCTGAGGGGGTGGGATCAGCAGGGTCAGCCTCAAGATCCCTTGAGGGGCTgggctttcctttcttcctgagcTTTGGGAGTCTGGGCAGGGCACAGTAGCCCAGGGTCAGGGCCAAACCGCAGCAGAGCTGACAGTAGGCTGAGCAGGAGCccaaggcccagcacagtggcacTGGCCAGCAGCCCGCCATGGGTCACACTGATGTTACACAGGAAGCTCTGGCAGCAGTGGGTGCCTACAGACGCCACACTGAGATTGACGCTCGGGCCAGGACCAATCGGGGAGCAAGCAGCCCTTGTTCAGGGTGTAGCCAAAGTCGACCACGTTCCTGATGCTGTCAGATGCAGAGATGACCATGCAGTAGTTGTCTGATCAGAGCAGATGGTGGGCTTCAGGCAGTAAAACTTGCTGTTCTTATTCATGCAACAGAAGCACACCAGGGAGTGGGCTCGCTCCATACCCAGGAGGGCAGCCAGCAGTGCTAGCAGGAAGACCTTCATTCTGGAGGGGATAGGTGTCCGTCTGGGGTCTGACGAAGACAAAGTCAGCCCTGCTTGCCGCTGGACCCAGGTCCCTCGCCTGTCGCCTGTCGGCGCTGCCCAGCCCATGCCTGTGCCCATGCCCAGGTCTGCAAGGTGGCGGCCTGATCATACATACTTTCAAAGCCCTGTGTGTATATGCAAAAATTATATTctacactattttttttcaacAACTTAAAGTGATAAGGACCTACTaagataaagtattttttttttctattgagatcagttctttcaatttaattttacctAGTGGGGAAGTTTCACCCTCTTAAATGCTAAGCCTCATGGGGTACTTGGTCTTTCCTGAACAGAGCCTTGCTAAGCTGCAGGAGCGGTTTCATTTGGACCAGAGCACTGGCACATCTGAGCCAGACTTGAGATCCAGTCCTGTGAACTCCCATTTATCTCTCTCTAGACAGACCCTGGACGCCGGGTCACAGACAAGCATTTCCGGAGATGTAAGTTACCCACGTGGAAGGGTTGGCCCAGCACTGTCCTCGATAGACCCTAATTACACTATGGGTGGAACAGAGCTAGAAAGGTGGTGTGAATTCCAGCTGTGTGCATTCAGTATTTCACACTCATAAGATTGGTTTTAAAAAGCATAGCCTTATCTTTTCTGCCTCGGTGCCAGGCATATCAGGATTTGTCCATATGAATAGCTTTGTTCAAACTTTGTCATACTGTATTTATTTAGAGACTCTATTGAAAGGCTAGAGACACATGAGACTTTAAGTTTTTCCTATTAAGTTTAGAGTCTTAGAAATTAAGGTCCTTCCAAATAAACAGTAAGGCTAATGAGAAAGGTAAATATATGCCTTTAAAAACTAACCAGTAAACTTGTTTTTATAAATCTGAAGTTGATTATATTAAAATGATTGATTTATGGTTTATATACCTGGCATTTGAAAGTATTTAATGTTGGGAGTTgctatagtggctcagcagaagcaaacctgactagtatccatgaggactcaggtttgatccccagcctcgtttagtgagttaaggatctggcgttgctgtgagctacagtgtaggtcacagacacaactcagatccggtttgctgtggctgtggtgtcggctggcagctgcagctctgatttgacccctagcctgggaacttccatatgccacaggtgaggccctaaaaaagaaaagaaaatatttaatgttattaaatatttaaatattattaa
This region includes:
- the LOC102168101 gene encoding LOW QUALITY PROTEIN: lymphocyte antigen 6E (The sequence of the model RefSeq protein was modified relative to this genomic sequence to represent the inferred CDS: inserted 1 base in 1 codon; deleted 1 base in 1 codon), whose amino-acid sequence is MGTGMGWAAPTGDRRGTWVQRQAGLTLSSSDPRRTPIPSRMKVFLLALLAALLGMERAHSLVCFCCMNKNSKFYCLKPTICSDXDNYCMVISASDSIRNVVDFGYTLNKGACSPIGPGPSVNLSVASVGTHCCQSFLCNISVTHGGLLASATVLGLGLLLSLLSALLRFGPDPGLLCPAQTPKAQEERKAQPLKGS